A DNA window from Halorubrum sp. DM2 contains the following coding sequences:
- a CDS encoding cryptochrome/deoxyribodipyrimidine photo-lyase family protein, translating into MGSPDNAPLPTTPDREAVAAAATESESPGTVVWHRKDLRIADNPAVAAAAAESDRLLPLFVFDPGFYDERGIACDARIEFLHDCLRDLDRQYRDVGGAGLTYAHGDLLDVLARFVDAGWDVVAAASPTGRYGRRRDARAREELGVRFVAGDGLVRDADRPRDGWSDRVESWLADDPFDWDPRSVAVDGLDTGVDPERVSEAYCVASAKTRVPTGGRGPAREKLRAFTERIADYPGSISSPVDAREGTSGLSPYLRFGCLSVREVHRHVDERAPDGRGKSMFVSRLFWNRHYTQKLLDWPGWLDEAVNPVYRGFNRDRHDPDLVAAWKRGETGFPMVDASMRCLRETGWLNFRMRALCASCYFQILQQPWRIGADHFYRHLIDGDPAINYTQWQSQCGLVGRPGLRLYDPRKQVRDQDPDGEFVTRWVPELDPLPAAHLDAPEKTPLSVQREVGVRIGEEYPYPVVDYEAARSEFRDRYGAVHGAAAARLADEAIARRASLSGGLGAARSIAADHGDLPGSSASAESVQADLGDFE; encoded by the coding sequence ATGGGTTCGCCGGACAACGCTCCGCTCCCGACCACGCCGGACCGGGAAGCGGTCGCGGCAGCCGCGACCGAGTCGGAGTCGCCGGGGACCGTCGTCTGGCACCGCAAGGACCTGCGGATCGCGGACAACCCGGCGGTGGCGGCGGCCGCGGCGGAGTCCGACCGCCTGCTGCCGCTTTTCGTCTTCGACCCGGGCTTCTACGACGAGCGGGGGATCGCCTGTGACGCCCGGATCGAGTTCCTCCACGACTGCCTGCGCGACCTCGACCGCCAGTACCGCGACGTCGGCGGCGCGGGGCTGACGTACGCCCACGGCGACCTGCTCGACGTCCTCGCCCGGTTCGTCGACGCCGGGTGGGACGTCGTCGCGGCCGCGAGTCCGACCGGCCGGTACGGTCGGCGACGCGACGCGCGAGCGCGCGAGGAACTCGGCGTCCGATTCGTCGCGGGCGACGGCCTCGTCCGGGACGCCGACCGCCCCCGAGACGGGTGGAGCGATCGCGTCGAATCGTGGCTCGCGGACGACCCGTTCGACTGGGACCCCCGGTCGGTCGCGGTCGACGGACTCGACACCGGGGTCGACCCCGAGCGCGTGAGCGAGGCGTACTGCGTCGCGTCCGCGAAGACCCGCGTCCCGACCGGCGGTCGCGGTCCGGCGCGGGAGAAGCTCCGCGCGTTCACCGAGCGCATCGCCGACTACCCGGGATCGATCTCCTCGCCGGTCGACGCCCGCGAGGGGACGAGCGGCCTCTCGCCGTACCTGCGGTTCGGCTGTCTCTCGGTCCGCGAGGTCCACCGGCACGTCGACGAGCGCGCGCCGGACGGGCGCGGGAAGTCGATGTTCGTCTCCCGGCTGTTCTGGAACCGCCACTACACCCAGAAGCTGCTGGACTGGCCGGGGTGGCTCGACGAGGCCGTCAATCCCGTCTACCGCGGGTTCAACCGCGATCGGCACGACCCCGACCTCGTCGCGGCGTGGAAGCGCGGCGAGACGGGGTTCCCGATGGTCGACGCCAGCATGCGCTGCCTGCGCGAGACGGGGTGGCTCAACTTCCGGATGCGGGCGCTGTGCGCGAGCTGCTACTTCCAGATACTCCAGCAGCCGTGGCGGATCGGGGCGGACCACTTCTACCGACACCTGATCGACGGCGACCCCGCGATCAACTACACCCAGTGGCAGTCGCAGTGCGGGTTGGTCGGTCGCCCCGGCCTGCGGCTGTACGATCCCCGCAAGCAGGTCCGCGATCAGGACCCCGACGGCGAGTTCGTCACGCGGTGGGTCCCCGAACTCGACCCGCTCCCCGCGGCGCACCTCGACGCCCCCGAGAAGACCCCCCTCTCCGTCCAGCGCGAGGTCGGCGTCCGGATCGGGGAGGAGTACCCGTACCCCGTCGTCGACTACGAGGCGGCCAGAAGCGAGTTCCGCGACCGGTACGGGGCAGTCCACGGCGCGGCCGCGGCCCGCCTCGCCGACGAGGCGATCGCGCGCCGAGCGTCGCTGTCGGGCGGACTGGGGGCCGCTCGCTCGATCGCGGCCGACCACGGCGATCTGCCGGGATCGAGCGCGAGCGCCGAGTCAGTACAGGCCGACCTCGGCGATTTCGAGTGA
- a CDS encoding helix-turn-helix domain-containing protein, protein MPDSMAEQLRQDMACEGLLECFHGLKDLDRECYQVLVESGEPLTVDELAERVDRERSTAYRAVQRLLQTGFIEKEQINYDQGGYYHVYSPTDPSKITDEMQRMLNDWYAKMGQLIQEFETKYEQAETSAPATES, encoded by the coding sequence ATGCCAGATTCGATGGCTGAACAGCTCCGTCAGGACATGGCGTGTGAGGGGCTGTTGGAGTGCTTCCACGGGCTCAAGGATCTCGACAGAGAGTGCTACCAGGTGCTCGTCGAGTCAGGGGAACCGCTGACCGTTGATGAACTCGCCGAGCGCGTGGATCGAGAGCGCTCGACCGCGTATCGGGCTGTCCAGCGCCTACTCCAGACGGGGTTCATCGAGAAGGAGCAGATCAACTACGATCAGGGCGGTTACTACCACGTCTACTCGCCGACGGACCCGTCGAAGATCACCGACGAGATGCAGCGGATGCTCAACGACTGGTACGCCAAGATGGGCCAGCTCATCCAGGAGTTCGAGACCAAGTACGAGCAGGCCGAGACTTCGGCTCCCGCTACAGAAAGCTAA
- a CDS encoding sulfite exporter TauE/SafE family protein gives MLSSLLDGLGILGTSPEMLALFVGFGLVVGVLFGFFGMGGSFLVTPALLMLDYPAPVAVGSGMAFVFGTAVIATLKHHDLGQVDYKLGAIMITGTTIGIEVGRASVYYLESLGLAGGIISVAYVVLLGGVGAMVTRDALNGDGGSGTDHEAADQDLSEYEIPEVAKTIQQTVRVPPMVTLRGDVRVSAWVITAVAFATGLLSGFLGVGGGFIRMPAMIYAIGVPVPVAVGTDLFEIVFSGGLGSYLYGQGGGVNLGIVAPLLFGSALGARIGSAATAVVDADGIKIYFGGMLLIGAVAVGIGEVGSYLGNSTLELVGLVLVIGAAVVVAFAILYTTVASLRTTRRQATTAAD, from the coding sequence GTGCTCAGTAGCCTACTTGACGGGCTCGGGATCTTGGGGACCAGCCCCGAGATGCTGGCACTGTTCGTCGGGTTCGGCCTCGTCGTCGGAGTCCTGTTCGGGTTCTTCGGCATGGGCGGGTCCTTCCTCGTCACCCCTGCCTTGCTGATGCTGGACTATCCGGCTCCCGTCGCGGTCGGCAGCGGGATGGCGTTCGTCTTCGGGACGGCCGTCATCGCGACCCTCAAACACCACGACCTCGGCCAGGTCGACTACAAACTCGGCGCGATCATGATCACGGGGACGACGATCGGCATCGAAGTTGGTCGCGCGAGCGTCTACTACCTCGAATCTCTTGGGCTCGCTGGCGGAATCATCAGTGTCGCCTACGTCGTTCTGCTCGGCGGTGTCGGCGCGATGGTGACCCGCGATGCGTTGAACGGTGATGGCGGGAGTGGGACCGACCACGAGGCGGCCGATCAGGACCTCAGCGAGTACGAGATTCCCGAAGTCGCCAAGACGATTCAGCAGACCGTCCGAGTTCCGCCGATGGTGACGCTTCGCGGTGACGTCCGCGTCTCCGCGTGGGTCATCACCGCCGTCGCCTTCGCGACCGGCCTCCTATCGGGCTTCCTCGGCGTCGGTGGCGGGTTCATCCGGATGCCGGCGATGATCTACGCGATCGGCGTCCCGGTGCCCGTCGCCGTCGGCACCGACCTCTTCGAGATCGTCTTCTCCGGTGGCCTCGGGAGTTACCTCTACGGACAGGGCGGCGGCGTGAACCTCGGTATCGTCGCTCCGCTGCTGTTCGGCAGCGCGCTCGGGGCGCGTATCGGGTCCGCCGCGACTGCCGTCGTCGACGCTGACGGCATCAAGATTTACTTCGGCGGGATGCTGTTGATCGGTGCCGTCGCGGTGGGTATCGGCGAGGTCGGGTCCTACCTCGGTAACTCGACGCTCGAACTGGTCGGACTGGTGCTCGTCATCGGCGCGGCAGTCGTCGTCGCCTTCGCGATCCTCTACACGACGGTTGCCTCACTCCGTACAACCCGTCGTCAGGCGACTACAGCCGCAGACTAA